The sequence below is a genomic window from Cicer arietinum cultivar CDC Frontier isolate Library 1 chromosome 6, Cicar.CDCFrontier_v2.0, whole genome shotgun sequence.
CTCATGAGAATGGTGAGTGAGATGTGTCTTCTCTTTGAATTCTTGGATTAGAATATACTTAAATCTTATCAATAACTTCCTTACCATTGTGGTGATTCCTCATTGGCTTATCAACCTTTTAGGTTGTGGCGCATTCTTTTCTATCTTCTCAATCTAACCCACCTTTGATTCTTTTTCCCCTTTCATTTTACCACTTTATTGGAAGAAACCACTTGATTAGATCTTCAATCTCATGTAGAAGCACCCAAATCCATATCATAAGTTGACTTGCATAGTTTGGATCCCAAAAAAGCCTTACTGAAATAGGATGTTGGACGTTTCTATAGAATCAATAGTGCCCATATTCCCTTCCTCAACACATAATATTCGATCTCAAAGGGCATCATATTCCACAGAAACCATGTCTTTGTCAAGTTAGTAAGCAAATTTCGCTATTTTCCCACCATCGACTTCTTGAATAACATGTGAATCCTAAGAACATACACACACTCCTTTAATATTCATAAGATAAGGCCAATTAGATCACAACTCACCTTGTTAGGGTCTACTGCCACCCCTTCATAAGTGATCACATGGCCTAggtatttaatctaaatttgtccaaaaatacatttttaatggTTAGTTGATAATTGGTACTGTTGTAGTATTTGTAGGACTACTGCAAAATACTGCAAATGTGTGactcaaaatcaatattatataccaaATAACATCAAAAAAACGCCAACACAAATTTGCACAAGAACTCATAACTAACTGAAATTAGCATAAGCATTTGTTAAACCAAATGGTATTACCAAGTATTTATAATGACCTTTTTGTATATGAAATGTTGTTTTATACATATCATTCGCCCTCACATGAATTTGGTGATAACCAGATTTGAGGTCCAACTTAGAAGTAACCTATCCCAAACTACTTATCCAACATCGGAATATGATATTTATCTAGAGCCATAACTTTGTTTAGTGTATGATAGTCAACCCACATCCTCCAAGTATTTTTCTTATACTTAAACTAAAATTATCGGAATTAAAAAAGAACTTACTAGAGAAGTTTTGAATCACATGTTCTATGAAGGTTTTGATATGTTTTTCTACCTCATCCTTTAGATAATTGGGATATCTATAAGGCCCAAGACTAATCGGCCCAACCCTTTGTTGTTAGAGAGTAATCAACTAAATAATTCCACATTAGATCAAGACAAAATGATTTATTATCAACTCAGTGATCATTCCAATTACTCcctattaattatttcattccAATAACTTTTGTGTAGTTCTCGGGTGCTATATATGTGCTTGTATATAACACGTTGATCCTGAAAAGGTCGCCTTAGAGAAAACTCATATATCTAATGAAAACAAAAGCTTAACTGCACCCACTCTAACCTCACCATATTATATCAATTCTTCATATAATATAGGAACACCTCTAGTTGTATCTACCTAGAATGAATAAAATTACTAAACTTGTGCACATTCGATAAATATGATACTTTGATGGAACAATCACAAAACTAGGGTTTGTTGATACTTGCACAAAGATGAGGTTAGGCTTCGTTGATGGAACAATCACAAAACTAGGAAGACAAACAACGAGGAAGCATATCTCACTAGAACAACGAGGGAGAGGTGTGCCTAAAATGGAGGATTTGTGCTTGGATATTCCTAATGTTGTTGTCTGAGATAGAGAAGTGTCTATGTACCTACTTTTCCGTTccattctttattttatataattacaaaGGTGGAGGCGTAATTTGTCACATACTGGTAAAGTTTTAAAGTAAATACAAGTTTTTAGTAGAGTGAGCTCTTATTTATGAGGTAGCTTCAAACAAGCATCTTCATGAAGAATTTGAGAAGCTTGCTATCATAAAAAGGGGGAGTATGAGAttgcatggtttcctataataGATGGTTTCCTAAAAGGGGGAGTATGTTGTGCTAATTGTATAGTTTTAATGGTTTGATCATAATTGTAATCTTCTCAACATCCACAAGGTTTGTAACTTAaaggttaattttttaaattattttagatcaTGCATATAAGTAGAAACATGTTAGGATTATATTTAAAACCCTGAAcatgttagaaatatttttaatacattttagTGTCTGTGAATCAATTCATGAAAGTCTTGAATCGATTAATTGATTTTCCCGTGTAGAAAATCAAAACGAAAAGTCAATGATTTGATTCATGAACCCATTCAAGGTTTGGAATGAGTCTGCAAATCAATTGGTATAATATATTTGAATCAATTCATGCTTAAGTATGAAAAACatgaatcaattgataaataGATTCATGTTTAATAAAACTTTTCTTAGGGTTAGTTGAAGCTGCTTGAATCGATTCATGCCAACTATTTCTCAAATTTCATAAGTTTTAAAGTTGTCATTTCATTTGTAActaaaaatgtataaataaccTTCATAAaggaattttattttcattcataATGAAAATTTCCATTTTATTGTGAGTGTTTGagatataaaaatgaaatatcttTTTTAGAAATATTCTTTAGAGAAAAGTGAGAGATCTTTATTCTTTCTTAGGCAAGTTATCTTAAGATTTGCAATTGAGTTTCTATTTGAAGAAAGTTTCTTCAAGTTATGATTGCGTTTTGGGAATAAGGTTTTTCATCATTCTGTATTCAAAGTTTTCTATGgattttgtattatttaatttcaatattattgAAAGAAAATCTCATGTTATTGTATGATGATTAGATGAAAGGACACAAGAGACGACATGTGGCTGAACTAGTACAAATAGACGATGTCATCTTCTCTACTCTAACTCCTTTAGTTTATGTacgtttttgttttcaattgttCTTGACTTTGAATTTCTTGTCTAGTGTTAaggattttgttgttgttttgttttcaaTTCTTGGATTGTCATAGTAAGCAAACATTGATTGTATTCTATATTGATATTTGTTAACTTAATTGATCTTTAAGATTCAACTTTATCAATTAGTTTCTATTGCAATTTTCCGTTTCAtcgtttttaataaaaaaatctttacAATTTggtaaaacttttaaattttaaatggaaACAACTATTCAACCATCCTTTTAGAGTAACAGAGGCTACTTGAATAACAAATTGGTGTGAGATCTTATGTGGATAATGGAGttcttttcttaaattttataggctaaattacatttgtggtcctttaacttaatctcaggtaacgttttagtcctttatctattttttttcccgatttagtcctttattcctaacaatatcaaataaagtataaaaatatgagtttatttgaagatttgcgttacgaatttgataaaatttgtattatattgaagaatataattaattttatgagttttaattgaatttttttttgaatttttgtataaaaaaggataacattgttgaaattttaaaacataaaatatcaaattgtcacttaaaattaaaataaaggaccaagtcggaaaaaaaaagataaaagactaaaacgttacctgagattaagttaaaggaccacaaatgtaatttagccaattttatattatttttattattattaattttttttttttttaatttaagattgAGTCCATATAcccttataaataaaaatgaatgttGAGTAGgttctattaaattattattctttttctttatccAAATACTTATTTTGTATGTTTCTCAACAAACATGTCACAAGTGGTATATTTTTTCTCTCCCTACTAagcaaaaaattatttgaaaggaAATAAAATTTGATGGGACCTACTAAATATTTCTTTctcttcaaattaaaaaaagaaaacacatcaaattcatcaattgATGTAAAATGGCAACAACACCcccactttatttattttaattttattttttgatcatattttaatttttattaaagatatttatgtcattctagaaaaatatttctttctttcctttcacATTTTCATTTGTACCAAACAACCAATTAATCATTTCATTTTCTACTGTTTTTTCACTCTTCTCAATTTGtttcttaaaacaaataaaatgtaaatacaaCAATATCAAAATGTAACCACATAAAACAAGATGCGATCACGAGCAACATCCAACTCAACCGctatttaaaataacataagAAAATACTATAAACTACTTTTTCTACAACTATATATAacacaattttttgttttataggtAAGAAAATTTACGACttttaatatgtatttattgtttaaattacttttatatctttatttaggatgtttgtttgttttaaaaaaataatattagttgaAAGTTAATGTCTCATAGTTTTCAATAAAAgtacatatataaaaataatcaaaaagttaaagtaattaatgaatgcattaattttgatatttttttattattattattttatctttgtaaaTGAAACTAGAAGTAGTAATAAAAGAAAACACTCAtcaaattataaacaataagCTATCCCCGATGAGACATAGTAGTTTGTTCTTTCAAAATCAACCCTTAAACTAAACAAATGGGAGGCAAAATCAAATCATTTTGACTATTGATTGAATTTCAGTTAAAAAGAAACATTTTAGAGGATTTGAAATGAATTCACGGCTGAAATAACGGTTGATTAAACTTTATTTAtccatcaaaactttaaattagGAGGGTCAATTTCACCATAcgattacaacaacaaaaaaagaaaaggaagacGTCACTTTTTTTTAAGTCACGTTGTTGTTATAGCGAGGTAAGGTCTCCTTGATTCCAACAAGGTAAGGACTTAACTACGAGTTTTGTTCACAAAACTTGTTAGTCGATCCAATCTTTAAACCACTAAATCTAATGTTTTAGGTcttcttataaaataaatctttttactcatcacattttttttatttaataaaaatgccTCACATCTTAATGTTATTGAAACTAACAccgataaaatcttatataaattaattaaaatattttgcttttgttggaaattatttaatacttttaGTACAAATAAATTGGCCAATGAATATAGTAGAGATgggagaaatattaattataaattgagaaatcatgagACAAAAAATGAACACATTGCTCAtaagagaaatattaattataaataaaaaaatcatgtgaACATATTGCTAACATGAGTTATTGGAGTAATACAATGTATACACGCTATTTTattcttcaactaaaagatgaaattttttaCATGTTCTTGATATTGTTGTATAATagttgaaatgtcttattttgtttttttgaaaaatataaaaaaaaataatttgaaaatgctataaATTAtgctaaagaaattttttataattattaaataaaatattaataaatttattaacttttaaaaaagctCCGTGTAATAGTTTCGCTTTAGATTTTATAACAATGGACCGGTTCTGCAACATGTGTGaatttacataaatatttattttcactaTTTCTACACAACCCTTTATATTCTTTCTTTTGccgtttaaaaaatatattttgttagtaaatttaatattattactaaTTTGTTTAATTCCTGTGATTTAATacctctttatatatatatatatttagaaattgATGTAGTATTattgcataaaaaaataatgtagtaTTATCtgaaaggaaaagaaaacaaCTTGTAATATAGCATGCCATAGGATAGAGGTAATACAACAATTAACTTTCTTTTTACTTAATACaacaattaacatatataaGACTTATGTACAATATTTTTGACATGTAGTAAACAATTTAGACACCAAAAATATCAAATAGTCACTAAGTTAATCACTAAACATTAGCGACCAACAATTTAacaatatttcaaaaatcaaCCACAAACTCATATAgcaactatttaaaaattaatttattttgaaaaataataattttaatctacAGATAAAATGcaatttattagaaaaaaaatatagtattgtTGTTAACATCTTAATAACGAAATAGTAGTAGTAATAGATGCATTTAACCGAGAATCCATTGACTCACACGCGCAAaatcataatcaaaatcaagAAAGAATTTTGTTTGGTAGCCGTCATTGGTTTATTATATGGTTGCACAAAACCACCggcaaaaatttcattttactatattaaaaaaaatatataaaaaaaataaataaaaatggcgCGTCTCTTTCTCTCTCCCCTGAGTAGCAAGCAAGCAATTACACCTCCATTTAATGCAATTGCACCCTCTCAATACGCTCTTCAATTACTCTTCCCTGCCACATTTTCCTCCATCTGTTCCCCACTTTCTCTCTATCCTCCTTCAatgctctctctctcttcttcatcttcttctttctctccCTCTAATGTAAAACTACCGTTTCTTTCTTCTAACCTTTTATTATTcctataatattattaatatcaaggatctctcttcttcttttttcatcAACTTTATAATCTTCTTAACGTAGATCTACCCTTTACATCTCTCTTAGTCCTGGTAAGtacaaacttcatttttttttgtagccTTTTTAAGGTTCTTTAGGTTTAGTATTTTTGTTATAGATTTTTTAAGGCTATTTaggtttgatatttttttttctttgagtgAGTTTCTAATATTGTAGTGTTTTTATCTAGGGCTAGATGAATGTGTAAAGATAACGTTAGGTTTGCaaggaaaaaaaacatatatactaaaataaagGAAGCGTTTGTAGGAATCTCCGAGATCTTCGTAGATGTTATGtatttgtaagaaaaaaaaactagatttttatttagtttgagAATATTTTGTtccataaaaagaaaatatcacaaaattttcaacaagtttttcttaaaaaaatcatcaacaatatatatttgcttgatttttatttcattcaTGATTTCATGGCTTTCATTTTttgtctatatattttttttcttcttggaGGTCACGTTTATGTAAATgagaatttgatattttttttgtagtaaAACTAatgagttatttatttttttgacaccGCCagataatgaaatatatatgaGCTCAATTTCTTAAGTGAAAACTGAGGCAACCCTCCGaagcaaaagaaaaagagaaagagagagagagagaaacatTCCCTCTATGATAGTAGAGGAATTAATAACAACGTTGGTGTGTGTGTTTGGTTTATCTTCATCTTCGATTCTCACTCACCCTTGGACAGGTTGGTAGGTAGTCTTTGTATTAACTTTTCAACTCCTTTTCTTCAAGTCTTTTTCTAACTATTCTCCCAATTTCCTTTTTCTCCAATTCCCCACCTCTTCAATTCCCCTCGTATACTTTTTCTTCATTCAAATTTTGATACAAAAATTTagagttcatttttttttttataatgttctcttttttataaattaaggtttttattttattttattttaccaacAAGGTCAAATATCCTTCTCGATAATCTAAATCCACGTAATTCACATTATCTCAATTCACggattcaatttattttcttttctttttatgatGTAAACTATTATTAACCATCcgattaaaaaataatctctCTCTTAATTGTAGAGATAAAACAATATCTATTGTAAAACTtaattagaaaagaaaataaaagttgatGTCTTTGTCTTGTATCTTTATCGTACAAtacaaattaatataatgtttgttttgttttataatagaTTGAAAAAGCATAAGTCTTGGGAATCATCCATCATAAAAGATCaagtaaatataatataatgtttcagtcaaactTGATGGAAGGTGGTCAGTTCCATCCATTAGAGATGATTCAAAACACTTCAGAAAGTGATGTCATCCCTCGAATCCGTGAAGATGAGTGCTTTGAAAGTGCCACAAAATCTTGCAGTGAAAACCATGAAGGTGGTGGTGCTTCCGGTGAAGACCAAGAACCAAAGCCTAAAAGAAAACGTTACCACCGTCACACTCAGCACCAGATCCAAGAAATGGAAGCGTAAGAATATACTCTCTGTCCTCTccctaataaaatatatgtatctaaatacatattatttttcttatatttcattttaaataaatactacCTTCAtgaaattgaatatttatttgtcaattaaaaaaattgaaatagagATACAAAAAAATTAGTTCTCTAAATTTTGTGGAGATAAATTTTGCTTGttctttgcaaaaaaaaaaaaatgtaaattgaaCTTTTAGTATATTTTGTTGCAGTTTCTTCAAGGAGTGTCCACACCCAGATGACAAGCAAAGAAAGGAGTTAAGCAGAGAATTAGGGTTAGAGCCATTGCAGGTTAAgttttggtttcaaaacaaACGTACTCAAATGAAGGTATGTTACTATTTTTGTACATGatattaaaactttttatatgcatagttttattgataaaaagGAGGTGGATATTTTTTCTGCAGACACAACATGAACGGTCAGAGAACACACAACTTAgacaagaaaatgaaaaacttaGGGCAGATAACATGAGGTATAGGGAAGCACTTAGCAATGCTTCATGCCCTAATTGTGGTGGTCCTACTGCTATAGGTGAAATGTCTTTTGATGAACATCATTTGAGGCTTGAAAATGCAAGGCTTAGAGAAGAGGTACTTAACGTTTTGCAACTTCTTATAACAATTGACATTGCAGTTGTCATGTCGTCGCAGAGATTTCAGAATCCGCAATATTGTAGACTTGTACTTAACACTTTATTACTTTGTATGTTATAGGTGCATggttgattatttttattattattattattatataattatagaactttataatttgatttgattttcaGATTGATAGGATTTCAGCAATTGCAGCCAAGTACGTAGGAAAACCAGTTGTAAACTATTCAAACATTGCAGCATCTCTTCCACCACGTCCATTAGAACATGGAGTTGGTGCTGGTTTTGGAAACCAACAAGGACTTGGCATGGACATATATGGAACTAGTGGTGATCTTCTAAGATCAATAAGTGGGCCCACTGAAGCAGACAAACCAATAATAATTGAGTTAGCTGTTGCAGCTATGGAAGAGCTAACTGGAATGGCACAAATGGGTGAACCTCTTTGGTTAACTACACTTGATGGTGCTGCTAATGTCCttaatgaagatgaatatgttAGGTCTTTTCCACGTGGAATTGGACCTAAACCTAATGGATTTAAGTGTGAAGCTTCAAGAGAAACTTGTGTTGTTATTATGAATCATGTTAACCTCGTTGAGATTCTCATGGATGTGGTATATTATCTCTCTTAAAACTATTACCATCTTATTACTTATAGATTttgatatagtttttttttatcttttagaaCCAATGGTCAACAGTTTTTGCTGGTATTGTTTCAAGAGCCATGACTGTTGAAGTGTTGTCAACTGGTGTGGCAGGGAACTACAATGGTGCTTTACAAGtggtacatatatatatatatatagtaaccTAACCaaacttatatttaaaaagaagaatataattttaatatcttcAACAATTTTGCATTGTTTGATTGAACAGATGACAGCAGAGCTTCAAGTACCATCA
It includes:
- the LOC101495436 gene encoding homeobox-leucine zipper protein HDG2-like — translated: MFQSNLMEGGQFHPLEMIQNTSESDVIPRIREDECFESATKSCSENHEGGGASGEDQEPKPKRKRYHRHTQHQIQEMEAFFKECPHPDDKQRKELSRELGLEPLQVKFWFQNKRTQMKTQHERSENTQLRQENEKLRADNMRYREALSNASCPNCGGPTAIGEMSFDEHHLRLENARLREEIDRISAIAAKYVGKPVVNYSNIAASLPPRPLEHGVGAGFGNQQGLGMDIYGTSGDLLRSISGPTEADKPIIIELAVAAMEELTGMAQMGEPLWLTTLDGAANVLNEDEYVRSFPRGIGPKPNGFKCEASRETCVVIMNHVNLVEILMDVNQWSTVFAGIVSRAMTVEVLSTGVAGNYNGALQVMTAELQVPSPLVPTRESYFVRYCKQHTDGTWAVVDVSLDNLRPNPSSRCRRRPSGCLIQEMPNGYSKVTWVEHVEVDDRGVHNLYKQLVSTGNAFGAKRWVATLDRQCERLASSMATNIPTVDVGVITNQEGRKSMMKLAERMVMSFCGGVSASTAHTWTTLAGTGADDVRVMTRKSVDDPGRPPGIVLSAATSFWLPVPPKRVFDFLRDENSRNEWDILSNGGVVQEMAHIANGRDTGNCVSLLRVNSANSSQSNMLILQESLTDSTGSFVIYAPVDIVAMNVVLNGGDPDYVALLPSGFAILSDGNGNGIGDENGQAGVCGGSLLTVAFQILVDSVPTAKLSLGSVATVNSLIACTVERIKASLSGETA